A portion of the Blastopirellula sediminis genome contains these proteins:
- a CDS encoding phospho-sugar mutase gives MSSEVDSLLSQIQGAVAAEKVTASAAENIKIWLTQSRYATYASQVAELIKKEEWQALDDAFWTVIPFGTGGRRGRMYPIGSNAINERTIGESAQGLASYVKETVEGPLSCGIAYDTRHRSREFAELCARIMVANGIKVYFLDDYRSTPELSFLVRYKKCSCGIMVTASHNPPSDNAVKVYWSTGGQVLPPHDKAIIDRVMNVEELPLEVNFDDAVASGNVEICTAEVDAAFIENVKGQRFAGPRDLKLIYSPLHGVGASAVIPALKADGFTDVEIYGPHAEPNGDFPNVPGHVSNPENPQVFDAIIERAKEAGAEFVLATDPDCDRVGCAAPVTSDLQGEWRTFNGNQIGALLCDYVLSKKKAGGGVAADNYVIKTLVTTEMVRRIADSYGVKTYGNLQVGFKYIGGTMDEVGPDNFLFGCEESHGYLVGQYARDKDAAVASMLLCELAADCKANGQTLHEKMESLWWQHGYHAEHLLNQKMEGSEGMANMKKLMAKFREQPPNSLGGLKLLRVRDYKNDVIVSAAGEKSPLNGPPGDMVILDLEEGNYVAVRPSGTEPKVKFYMFTYVEPEQLSLLEMAMSAMEERIAAFERELKAFTAAI, from the coding sequence ATGTCGAGCGAAGTCGATTCGTTGTTGAGCCAAATCCAAGGGGCGGTCGCCGCCGAAAAAGTTACCGCCAGCGCCGCGGAAAACATCAAAATCTGGCTCACCCAATCCCGGTACGCGACGTACGCTTCGCAAGTCGCCGAGCTTATCAAGAAAGAGGAATGGCAAGCCCTCGACGATGCGTTCTGGACCGTCATTCCGTTCGGTACCGGCGGTCGCCGCGGTCGGATGTATCCGATCGGATCGAATGCGATTAACGAACGAACCATCGGCGAAAGTGCTCAAGGTCTCGCTTCGTACGTGAAGGAAACGGTCGAAGGTCCGTTGTCGTGCGGGATCGCCTACGACACGCGGCATCGTTCCCGCGAGTTCGCCGAGCTGTGTGCCCGGATCATGGTCGCCAATGGGATCAAGGTTTACTTCCTGGACGACTATCGCAGCACGCCGGAACTGTCGTTCCTGGTCCGCTACAAGAAGTGCAGCTGCGGCATCATGGTGACGGCGAGTCACAACCCGCCGAGCGACAATGCGGTGAAGGTTTACTGGTCGACCGGCGGCCAGGTTCTGCCGCCGCATGACAAAGCGATCATCGACCGCGTGATGAACGTCGAAGAACTGCCGCTGGAGGTCAACTTTGACGACGCGGTCGCCAGCGGAAACGTCGAAATCTGCACCGCCGAAGTCGACGCCGCGTTTATCGAAAACGTGAAAGGGCAGCGCTTCGCTGGGCCGCGCGATTTGAAGCTGATCTACTCGCCGCTGCATGGGGTCGGCGCTTCGGCGGTGATTCCGGCGCTGAAGGCGGACGGCTTTACCGACGTCGAAATCTACGGTCCGCACGCCGAACCGAACGGCGATTTTCCGAACGTACCGGGACATGTCTCGAATCCCGAGAACCCGCAAGTCTTTGACGCGATTATCGAACGCGCAAAAGAGGCCGGCGCCGAGTTCGTTCTGGCGACCGACCCGGACTGCGATCGGGTCGGCTGCGCCGCTCCGGTGACGTCCGATCTGCAAGGTGAATGGCGGACCTTCAACGGCAATCAGATCGGCGCCCTGCTGTGCGATTATGTTCTTAGCAAGAAAAAGGCTGGGGGCGGAGTTGCGGCCGACAACTACGTGATCAAAACGTTGGTCACCACCGAGATGGTTCGCCGCATCGCCGATAGCTACGGCGTGAAGACCTATGGCAATTTGCAGGTTGGCTTCAAGTACATCGGCGGCACCATGGACGAAGTCGGCCCTGACAACTTCCTGTTTGGCTGCGAAGAGTCGCACGGCTATTTGGTCGGGCAGTACGCTCGCGACAAAGACGCCGCGGTGGCTTCGATGCTGCTGTGCGAACTGGCGGCCGACTGCAAAGCGAATGGGCAAACGCTGCACGAAAAGATGGAGTCGCTTTGGTGGCAACATGGCTACCATGCCGAGCACCTGCTGAACCAGAAGATGGAAGGTTCGGAAGGGATGGCCAACATGAAAAAGTTGATGGCCAAGTTCCGCGAACAGCCGCCGAATTCGCTGGGGGGACTCAAGTTGCTCCGCGTCCGCGACTACAAGAACGACGTTATCGTCTCGGCTGCCGGAGAAAAATCGCCGCTGAACGGACCTCCCGGAGACATGGTGATTCTTGACCTGGAAGAGGGGAATTACGTCGCGGTTCGCCCGTCAGGGACCGAGCCGAAGGTGAAGTTCTACATGTTCACCTACGTCGAGCCGGAACAACTGTCGCTGCTCGAGATGGCGATGTCGGCGATGGAAGAGCGAATTGCCGCCTTTGAAAGAGAGCTGAAAGCGTTCACCGCCGCGATCTAA
- a CDS encoding FKBP-type peptidyl-prolyl cis-trans isomerase has translation MNIGKNSVVTIDYTLKDDDGELIDTSSGGDPLVYLHGIGALIPGMESALEGKKTGDIFQIVVSPDQGYGEYDEDDVMEIELTAFEDPSQVQVGMELVLETEEDGEFAAVVTQVGDGVAIVDRNHPLAGMTLHFDVVVRDVREATPEEIDHGHVH, from the coding sequence ATGAATATTGGAAAAAACTCGGTCGTCACCATCGACTACACCCTGAAGGACGACGACGGCGAATTGATCGACACCTCTAGCGGAGGCGATCCGCTTGTCTACCTCCACGGGATCGGCGCCCTGATCCCCGGCATGGAGTCTGCGCTGGAAGGCAAGAAGACGGGAGACATCTTCCAGATTGTCGTTTCGCCGGACCAAGGCTATGGCGAGTATGACGAAGACGACGTCATGGAGATCGAACTCACCGCTTTCGAAGATCCGAGCCAAGTCCAAGTCGGCATGGAGCTGGTCCTCGAAACGGAAGAAGATGGAGAGTTCGCCGCGGTCGTAACCCAAGTTGGCGACGGCGTCGCCATCGTCGACCGCAATCATCCCCTGGCCGGAATGACGCTGCACTTTGATGTCGTCGTCCGCGACGTCCGCGAAGCGACCCCGGAAGAAATCGACCACGGGCACGTCCACTAA
- the glmM gene encoding phosphoglucosamine mutase, producing the protein MKDPIISVSGLRGVVGESLTPEIAVKYVAAFAGEAAPGPILIARDGRPSGKPLAELIAGTLAFCGRDVIQADIAATPTVGVLTRQYGCGGAVQISASHNPPQYNGIKLMGPDGRVIPAARGELVLNAYRTGEPNWAPHDSLGSSTLCEDTLSKHLESVLAIVDVARIQKRKFRVLLDSNEGAGSLLGRKLLEALGCDFEILGDKASGNFLHTPEPTETNLQGVCAKIVESGADIGFCQDPDADRLAIIDSAGRYIGEEYTVALCLNHVLASRQGPVVINCATSLMNEAIAKKHGAPIYRSAVGEANVTDMMIAKQAVFGGEGNGGPIDPRVGYIRDSFVGMALILDSMAASGKTVATLTDSIPRFEILKTTMPLDREQLAVSLDKLVAHFTDAESSRLDGLRFAWHDAWLLIRGSNTEPIVRIIAESPTIDRTEELCQEAAKVMQQA; encoded by the coding sequence GTGAAGGACCCGATCATCAGCGTTTCTGGCTTGCGGGGAGTCGTCGGCGAGTCGCTGACGCCGGAGATCGCCGTCAAGTACGTCGCCGCTTTTGCGGGAGAAGCGGCGCCGGGCCCGATCCTGATCGCACGCGACGGTCGTCCCAGCGGCAAACCATTGGCAGAACTGATCGCCGGGACCCTCGCCTTCTGCGGCCGCGACGTCATTCAAGCCGATATCGCCGCCACTCCGACAGTTGGCGTACTAACCCGACAATATGGCTGCGGCGGCGCCGTCCAAATCTCGGCCAGTCACAACCCACCCCAGTACAACGGCATCAAGCTGATGGGCCCCGACGGTCGCGTCATTCCGGCCGCCCGGGGAGAACTGGTGCTGAACGCCTATCGCACTGGCGAGCCGAACTGGGCGCCGCACGATTCGCTCGGCTCGTCGACCCTTTGCGAAGATACGCTTTCCAAACATCTGGAAAGCGTCCTGGCGATCGTCGACGTCGCCCGCATTCAAAAGCGGAAGTTCCGCGTTCTGCTCGATTCCAACGAAGGCGCCGGCAGCTTGCTGGGGCGAAAACTACTAGAAGCGCTCGGCTGCGATTTTGAGATCCTGGGGGACAAAGCGAGCGGCAATTTCCTCCATACGCCGGAGCCGACCGAAACCAACCTGCAAGGCGTTTGCGCCAAGATCGTCGAGTCAGGCGCCGATATCGGCTTTTGCCAAGACCCTGACGCCGACCGCTTGGCGATCATCGACTCGGCCGGGCGCTACATCGGCGAAGAGTATACGGTCGCCCTTTGTTTGAACCATGTTTTGGCGAGTCGCCAAGGCCCGGTGGTAATCAACTGCGCCACCAGTTTGATGAACGAGGCGATCGCCAAAAAGCATGGCGCCCCAATCTATCGTTCGGCAGTTGGTGAAGCGAACGTCACCGACATGATGATCGCCAAGCAGGCGGTTTTCGGGGGCGAAGGAAACGGCGGCCCGATTGATCCCCGCGTCGGCTATATCCGCGACAGCTTCGTCGGCATGGCGCTGATCCTCGATTCAATGGCCGCATCGGGCAAAACGGTCGCGACGCTGACCGACTCGATCCCGCGGTTTGAAATCTTGAAGACGACGATGCCGCTCGATCGTGAGCAACTTGCCGTATCGCTCGACAAGTTGGTCGCTCACTTTACGGACGCCGAATCAAGCCGACTCGACGGCTTGCGTTTCGCTTGGCATGACGCGTGGCTTTTGATCCGCGGCAGCAACACCGAACCGATCGTTCGCATCATCGCGGAAAGCCCGACCATCGATCGGACCGAAGAGCTTTGCCAGGAAGCGGCGAAGGTAATGCAGCAAGCCTAG
- a CDS encoding TlpA disulfide reductase family protein codes for MKPLLRNLLAVVLPSLLLLGCAKPSGSDSSASTSEPATVAPAAPPKEVTVRVLDYEGIRMLVESQRGKVVVVDYWATDCPPCVKEFPGLVDLDRQYADRGVVCISVSLDYIGLPKKPAEEYIPHVKKFLDKFGATFDNVLAGDDADTMLKKLKLGSPPAVYVYAQDGTLAKRFDNSGVASEEEAFTYADVEGLVVELLAANKP; via the coding sequence GTGAAACCTCTACTGCGAAACCTGCTGGCGGTCGTTCTCCCCTCTCTGCTCCTGCTCGGCTGCGCTAAGCCAAGCGGCTCAGACTCGTCGGCCTCGACAAGCGAACCGGCGACGGTCGCGCCGGCGGCTCCGCCGAAAGAAGTGACCGTCCGCGTGCTCGACTACGAAGGAATCCGAATGCTGGTCGAAAGCCAACGGGGTAAAGTGGTGGTGGTCGACTACTGGGCGACCGATTGTCCGCCCTGCGTGAAAGAGTTTCCGGGGCTAGTCGATCTCGACCGGCAATACGCCGACCGGGGCGTCGTCTGCATCAGCGTCAGCTTGGATTACATCGGTCTGCCGAAAAAGCCGGCCGAGGAATACATCCCGCACGTCAAGAAGTTCTTAGACAAGTTCGGCGCAACGTTCGACAACGTGCTGGCGGGAGACGACGCCGATACGATGCTCAAGAAATTGAAGCTGGGATCGCCGCCAGCGGTTTACGTCTACGCACAAGACGGAACGCTCGCCAAGCGATTCGACAACTCGGGCGTCGCCTCCGAAGAGGAAGCGTTTACCTACGCTGACGTTGAAGGCCTCGTCGTTGAGTTGCTGGCCGCGAACAAACCTTGA
- a CDS encoding TrmH family RNA methyltransferase — protein MSDFEHLRHKPPSALDEPRQLIVACCQLRSNVNLSRIVRTASCCAVSRVIVTGNMKIDPKIARDGAEKLPISRHRSLPPVLRDLKAEGYRLVGLEQTTNSQDIHHFSFVRKTVLVIGNERQGTPDDVLRLLDDVVEIPVYGMPYSYNVATATSMALYEFCRQFPNG, from the coding sequence ATGTCTGATTTTGAACATCTCCGCCATAAACCTCCCTCGGCCCTGGATGAGCCGCGGCAGCTGATCGTCGCCTGCTGCCAACTGCGGAGTAACGTCAATCTGTCGCGCATCGTCCGAACCGCCTCTTGCTGCGCCGTTTCCCGCGTGATCGTGACCGGGAATATGAAAATCGACCCGAAAATTGCCCGGGATGGCGCTGAAAAGCTGCCGATTTCTCGGCATCGCTCGTTGCCGCCGGTATTGCGCGATCTGAAGGCCGAAGGGTATCGCCTGGTCGGGCTGGAGCAAACGACTAACTCGCAAGACATTCACCACTTCTCATTCGTCCGCAAGACGGTGCTGGTGATCGGCAACGAACGGCAAGGAACGCCGGACGACGTTTTGCGACTGCTCGACGACGTGGTCGAGATCCCGGTCTACGGGATGCCTTACAGCTACAACGTGGCGACCGCCACTTCGATGGCGCTGTATGAGTTTTGCCGACAGTTTCCGAACGGCTAG
- a CDS encoding excinuclease ABC subunit UvrC: protein MKDAQGRVIYVGKAKNLRSRASSYFNAEAAVDIRTGYWVGEIADADYVETDSEVDALLMESRLIKDIQPKFNKDLKDDKSFPYLMITQREDFPRVEFTREPQEKNAKLYGPFASAGALRGAIQVLQRIFKFRTCSLDIDENDERWRWFRPCLLASINQCTAPCNLRITKEEYRKDIRRLQMFLEGSRDRLLKQLREEMLEASKALQFEKAAKLRDEIDMLERLDERGELETHAQPEVFYIDPKKGLAGLRKVLQLSSTPRSIEGVDIAHLQGGETVASLVQFLDGLPFKPGYRRYKIKGVKGVDDFRSIHEVVARRFKKLHAEGEVFPDILLIDGGKGQLNAALAAFRDLQIEPPTLISLAKKEEEIFRPGESEPLRLSRHAYALRLLQYVRDEAHRFAQHYHHILRSKSTFGE, encoded by the coding sequence ATGAAGGACGCCCAAGGACGTGTGATCTACGTCGGCAAAGCGAAGAACCTCCGAAGCCGGGCCAGCAGCTATTTCAACGCCGAAGCGGCGGTCGATATTCGGACCGGCTATTGGGTCGGAGAGATCGCCGATGCTGACTACGTCGAAACCGACAGCGAAGTCGACGCACTCTTGATGGAATCGCGGCTGATCAAAGACATCCAGCCGAAGTTCAACAAAGATCTCAAAGACGACAAGTCGTTCCCTTACCTGATGATCACGCAGCGGGAAGACTTTCCCCGCGTCGAGTTCACCCGCGAGCCGCAAGAGAAGAACGCCAAGCTTTACGGACCTTTTGCGAGCGCCGGGGCATTGCGCGGCGCGATTCAAGTGCTGCAGCGGATCTTCAAGTTTCGGACCTGTAGTCTCGATATCGACGAAAACGACGAACGGTGGCGCTGGTTCCGTCCTTGCCTGCTCGCGAGCATCAATCAATGCACCGCTCCCTGCAATCTACGGATCACCAAAGAAGAATATCGCAAAGACATCCGCCGCTTGCAGATGTTTTTGGAAGGGAGTCGCGATCGACTGCTGAAGCAACTGCGGGAAGAGATGCTCGAAGCGTCGAAGGCTTTGCAGTTTGAAAAAGCGGCGAAGCTACGGGACGAGATCGATATGCTCGAGCGACTCGATGAGCGGGGGGAACTCGAGACGCATGCTCAGCCCGAAGTCTTTTACATCGATCCAAAAAAAGGATTGGCCGGGCTGCGGAAAGTGTTGCAACTCTCGAGCACGCCGCGGTCGATCGAAGGGGTCGACATCGCCCACCTGCAAGGAGGCGAGACGGTCGCGAGCCTGGTTCAATTCCTCGACGGATTGCCGTTCAAGCCGGGCTATCGCCGCTACAAGATCAAGGGGGTCAAAGGGGTCGACGACTTTCGCAGCATCCACGAAGTCGTCGCGCGGCGATTCAAAAAGCTGCATGCCGAAGGGGAAGTCTTTCCCGACATTCTGCTGATCGACGGCGGCAAGGGGCAGTTGAACGCCGCACTCGCCGCGTTTCGCGATTTGCAAATTGAACCGCCGACGTTGATTTCGCTCGCCAAGAAGGAAGAAGAAATCTTCCGCCCCGGCGAGTCGGAACCATTGCGACTGAGCCGCCACGCCTATGCGCTGCGGCTGTTGCAATACGTGCGCGATGAGGCCCACCGCTTCGCGCAGCACTACCACCACATTCTGCGCAGCAAGAGTACGTTTGGCGAATGA
- a CDS encoding ArsR/SmtB family transcription factor, which produces MSLAQDYAFSSLSDRPAAPRTFQPSENGSVSAETSTPAATATVGPNPLNDGTAKDLVQLFKLLADETRLRILCFLLQEKELNVRTLCELLGQSQPAVSHHLALMRVAGLVDSRRDGKHNFYRILPDRVGELLELLFQHMPGVDNSELRVQEHCVRYFTVSQ; this is translated from the coding sequence ATGTCGCTAGCGCAAGACTACGCGTTCAGCTCGCTTTCTGACCGCCCCGCCGCTCCTCGAACCTTTCAGCCGAGCGAAAACGGAAGCGTTTCGGCCGAAACTTCGACTCCTGCGGCGACGGCTACTGTTGGCCCCAATCCGTTAAATGACGGAACGGCCAAAGATCTCGTCCAGCTCTTCAAGCTGTTGGCCGACGAAACTCGGCTCCGTATTCTCTGCTTCCTGCTGCAAGAGAAAGAATTGAACGTTCGCACCCTGTGCGAATTGCTTGGCCAAAGCCAACCGGCCGTCAGTCACCACTTGGCGCTGATGCGCGTCGCGGGACTGGTCGATTCGCGTCGCGACGGCAAGCACAACTTCTACCGAATCCTGCCGGATCGCGTCGGCGAGCTGTTGGAATTGTTGTTCCAGCACATGCCGGGGGTCGACAATAGCGAACTGCGCGTGCAAGAACACTGCGTACGCTATTTCACCGTTTCGCAGTAA
- a CDS encoding DUF1501 domain-containing protein: MDPRQEYGLALSRRHFFKLGGLGLGTAALSSLLPERAAAAPLSTSGGLASVPHFAPKAKRAIYLFMAGAPSQMDTLDYKPTMADWYDKDLPESIRQGQRLTTMTSGQKRFPIAPSKFKFTQHGQSGAWISELLPHTAKMADDIAILRSLHTEAINHDPAITYICTGNQLPGRPSLGSWLSYGLGSENKDLPSFVVMTPSWSGRRDAQALYNRLWGSGFLPSKYQGVALRSQGDPILFLSNPDGVSGDIRRKMLDSLGRMNQQALAEIGDPETQSRIAQYEMAFRMQSSVPELTDLSGETQQVLDMYGPDASTPGTFASSCLMARRMIERDVRFVQIFHRGWDQHGNIAGDLPKQCHDIDQPAWALIQDLKQRGLLDDTLVVWGGEFGRTVYSQGGLSKENYGRDHHPRCFSIWMAGGGIKPGLVYGETDEFCYNITQNPVHIHDLNATILHCLGIDHRKLSVQFQGLDMRLTGVEEHHPVRDILI; encoded by the coding sequence ATGGATCCTCGCCAAGAATACGGATTGGCCCTTTCGCGCCGCCATTTCTTCAAGCTCGGCGGTCTAGGTCTGGGAACCGCCGCTTTGAGCTCGCTGCTGCCCGAACGCGCAGCCGCCGCTCCGCTGTCGACTTCGGGCGGACTCGCTTCGGTTCCCCATTTCGCTCCGAAGGCGAAGCGGGCGATCTATCTGTTCATGGCCGGCGCGCCGAGCCAGATGGATACGCTTGACTACAAGCCGACGATGGCCGACTGGTACGACAAAGACCTGCCGGAATCGATTCGCCAAGGACAACGTTTGACGACGATGACCTCGGGACAGAAACGGTTTCCGATCGCACCGTCGAAGTTCAAATTCACCCAGCATGGCCAGTCGGGCGCCTGGATCAGCGAACTGCTGCCGCACACGGCGAAAATGGCGGATGACATCGCGATCCTTCGTTCGCTGCATACCGAAGCGATCAACCACGATCCAGCGATCACCTACATCTGCACCGGCAATCAGTTGCCGGGACGTCCCAGCCTTGGCTCGTGGCTGAGCTACGGATTGGGTTCCGAAAACAAAGACCTGCCGTCGTTCGTCGTGATGACGCCGAGTTGGAGCGGACGTCGCGACGCCCAGGCGCTTTACAATCGCTTGTGGGGTTCCGGATTCTTGCCGAGCAAATACCAAGGCGTAGCGCTACGCAGCCAGGGAGACCCGATTCTCTTCCTGTCGAATCCCGACGGCGTGAGCGGCGACATTCGTCGCAAGATGCTCGATTCGCTCGGGCGGATGAACCAACAAGCGCTTGCCGAAATCGGCGACCCCGAAACGCAATCGCGGATCGCTCAATACGAAATGGCGTTCCGCATGCAGTCGTCGGTGCCGGAACTGACCGACCTAAGCGGCGAAACGCAGCAAGTGCTCGACATGTACGGCCCCGATGCGAGTACGCCGGGAACGTTCGCTTCCAGCTGTTTGATGGCGCGACGCATGATCGAACGGGACGTTCGTTTCGTGCAAATCTTCCATCGCGGCTGGGACCAACATGGCAACATCGCCGGCGACTTGCCGAAGCAATGTCACGACATTGACCAACCTGCTTGGGCGCTGATCCAAGATCTGAAACAACGCGGTCTGCTCGACGATACCCTGGTCGTTTGGGGCGGCGAATTTGGTCGCACCGTCTACAGCCAAGGGGGTCTGTCGAAGGAGAATTACGGCCGTGACCATCATCCACGCTGTTTTAGCATTTGGATGGCCGGCGGCGGAATCAAGCCGGGCCTCGTTTACGGCGAGACCGACGAGTTCTGCTACAACATCACGCAGAACCCGGTTCACATTCATGATTTGAATGCGACGATTCTGCATTGCCTGGGAATTGATCACCGCAAGTTGTCGGTTCAATTCCAAGGTCTTGATATGCGACTGACCGGGGTCGAAGAACATCATCCCGTCCGCGATATCCTGATCTAG